A single region of the Anguilla anguilla isolate fAngAng1 chromosome 17, fAngAng1.pri, whole genome shotgun sequence genome encodes:
- the LOC118216831 gene encoding uncharacterized protein C7orf26-like isoform X2 yields MTDIRRSLLRRDALSAAKEVLYHLDIHFSNQLQNTAAPVVDNGSVELVEEFVFNLPKDRSMQRKKMTSLQELQLLEITCSYFQEQGKDSLRQIIFAALFSPQSNMADDRRMAMLGKLVSMAVAVCRVPVLECAASWLQRSPASHCMRLAKVLVDDYCNSAPSPACALRDIVTVSPRFCCQFITAVTAVYDLSSDDLIPSSDLLEMVVTWVHDNPRLTLLTFLSAPMPSSRPPGALESTPLLGLVRWCVKSPLAYKRHRKPLLAPCPGAALALGPAEGGRAPGSLYSMLHLSVLQILVSLRADLTEHHLYGRVGVLPLEHVAKLVGELAVLVDQLNPGDAAAESELSLNRLAQALQVAMAAGALLCSREDLRCLCSRLPYNSLLQLVKSGPFLQPPHPEFQQESYPPIHVSTARS; encoded by the exons ATGACTGACATTCGCCGGTCACTGCTGCGTCGGGATGCCCTGAGCGCTGCCAAAGAAGTGCTCTACCACCTGGACATCCATTTCAGTAACCAGCTCCAGAACACTGCCGCCCCAGTGGTAGACAATGGAAGCGTCGAGTTGGTGGAGGAGTTTGTGTTCAACCTTCCTAAAGACCGGAGCATGCAGCGAAAA aagatgacatcactgcaggaGCTTCAGTTGCTGGAGATCACATGCAGCTACTTCCAGGAGCAGGGCAAAGACTCGCTCCGCCAGATCATCTTTGCTGCCCTCTTCAGCCCCCAGAGCAACATGGCCGACGATCGCAGGATGGCCATGCTGGGCAAACTGGTGTCCATGGCCGTTGCCGTGTGCAGAGTGCCTGTGCTGGAGTGCGCCGCGTCCTGGCTACAG agaagccccgcctcccactGCATGCGGCTTGCCAAGGTCCTGGTGGATGACTACTGCAACTCGGCACCCAGTCCAGCCTGTGCACTCAGGGACATTGTTACTGTCAGCCCCCGGTTCTGTTGTCAGTTTATCACTGCGGTTACTGCCGTGTATGACCTCTCCTCAG ATGATCTGATCCCTTCCTCTGACCTGCTGGAGATGGTGGTCACATGGGTCCACGATAACCCCCGCCTGACCCTGCTGACTTTCCTGAGCGCACCAATGCCGTCCAGCCGACCCCCTGGCGCCCTGGAATCCACCCCTCTGCTGGGGCTCGTACGCTGGTGCGTCAAGTCCCCCCTGGCCTACAAGAGACACAGGAAGCCCTTGCTGGCCCCCTGCCCAGGGGCCGCTCTTGCCTTGGGTCCTGCAGAGGGAGGCCGGGCCCCGGGGTCCCTGTACTCCATGCTCCACCTCAGCGTCCTGCAGATCCTGGTGTCCCTGCGGGCTGACCTCACAGAGCACCACCTGTACGGGCGCGTGGGGGTGCTGCCGCTGGAGCACGTGGCCAAGCTCGTCGGGGAGCTGGCCGTCCTGGTGGACCAGCTCAACCCTGGCGACGCTGCTGCTGAATCCGAGCTCTCCTTGAACCGGCTGGCACAAGCCCTGCAGGTCGCCATGGCAGCGGGGGCGCTACTCTGCTCCAGAG AGGACCTGAGGTGCCTTTGCTCCAGACTGCCATATAATAG CCTGCTTCAGCTGGTGAAATCGGGCCCCTTCTTGCAGCCGCCACACCCTGAATTCCAGCAGGAGTCGTACCCCCCTATCCACGTATCGACTGCACGCTCATAA
- the eci1 gene encoding enoyl-CoA delta isomerase 1, mitochondrial isoform X2: MSNQRHSSSGTKIKVDLDGSTGIAVMRLQSPPVNSLSLDFLTEFAINMEKLELDKSCRGLVITSALPKIFSAGLDILEMYGKSPEHCGEFWKAVQEMWLKLYGSNMVTIAAVNGSSPAGGCLMALACDYRIMAENPRYGIGLNETQLGIVAPFWFKDTMANTVGHRTTELALQLGLLYSAPDALRIGLVDQLVPEDQVVSTAMETMAKWFAIPDHARQITKSMMRKPTIDKMVSNRESDINNFVSFITRDSIQKSLRMYMESLRKRKA, encoded by the exons ATGTCAAATCAGAGGCATTCGTCGTCTGGCACAAAAATTAAAGTGGACCTAGACGGCAGCACTG GGATCGCAGTGATGAGGTTACAGAGTCCCCCGGTGAACAGTCTCAGTCTAGACTTCTTGACTGAGTTTGCCATCAACATGGAGAAACTGGAGCTGGACAAGAGCTGCAGGGGCTTGGTCATCACCTCT GCCCTGCCAAAGATCTTCTCCGCGGGCCTGGACATCCTGGAGATGTACGGCAAGAGTCCGGAACACTGCGGAGAGTTCTGGAAGGCTGTTCAGGAGATGTGGCTGAAGCTGTACGGCTCCAACATGGTGACAATAGCTGCTGTAAAC GGCTCCAGTCCGGCGGGGGGCTGCCTGATGGCTTTAGCATGTGACTACAGGATAATGGCTGAAAACCCCCGCTACGGCATCGGCCTCAACGAAACCCAGCTGGGAATTGTGGCGCCCTTCTG GTTTAAGGACACAATGGCGAACACAGTGGGACACCGGACCACGGAGCTGGCACTGCAGCTGGGACTCCTGTATAGCGCCCCGGATGCTTTGCGAATCGGCCTGGTGGACCAGCTGGTGCCGGAGGACCAGGTCGTGAGCACTGCCATGGAGACCATGGCCAAGTGGTTTGCTATCCCAG acCATGCCCGTCAGATCACCAAGTCCATGATGAGGAAGCCGACCATCGACAAGATGGTCTCCAACAGGGAGTCTGATATCAACAACTTTGTCAGCTTCATCACCAGGGACTCCATCCAGAAGTCTCTCCGAATGTACATGGAgagtctgaggaagaggaaggcgtGA
- the dnase1 gene encoding deoxyribonuclease-1: protein MASHIKDSHKDPSHLFTQPGTRHSFRMKIIGAFLLILAFVELSTGSLFIGAFNIRSFGDKKASNATLVDIIVKIVHMYDILLIQEVRDSDLSATKKLMQNVNGGSSPHKYKYIVSEPLGRNTYQERYLYLYREDSVSVVKNFTYDDGAEASGTDTFNREPFVVMFSSPHTRVPEFALVPQHTSPDDAVKEIDALYDVIVDIRARWNTDNIILLGDFNAGCNYVAGSDWQQIRLYTDKSFHWLIPDSADTTVSHTNCPYDRIVATPTMMEAVVPHSASVYDYMTSLKLKLDMALAVSDHFAVEVQLFGP from the exons ATGGCAAGCCATATAAAAGACAGCCACAAGGATCCTTCTCATCTCTTCACACAGCCAGGAACCAGACACAGCTTCAG AATGAAGATAATCGGTGCTTTCCTGCTGATCCTGGCATTTGTGGAGCTGTCCACAGGATCCCTGTTTATTGGCGCCTTCAACATCAGATCATTTGGTGATAAAAAAGCATCAAATGCCACCTTGGTTGATATTATAGTCAAA ATAGTCCACATGTATGATATTTTATTGATTCAGGAGGTCAGAGACAGTGATCTGTCTGCCACTAAGAAACTGATGCAGAACGTCAATGG GGGATCATCACCTCACAAATACAAGTATATAGTCAGTGAACCACTTGGGAGAAATACCTACCAGGAGAGGTACCTTTATCTCTACAG AGAGGATTCGGTGTCTGTGGTCAAGAACTTCACATATGATGATGGAGCCGAGGCCTCTGGGACCGATACCTTCAACAGGGAGCCCTTTGTGGTGATGTTTTCATCTCCCCATACAC GTGTCCCCGAATTCGCCCTGGTCCCTCAGCACACTTCTCCAGATGATGCGGTGAAGGAAATCGATGCCCTATACGATGTCATTGTTGACATCAGAGCTCGATGGAATACCGAC AACATCATTCTTTTGGGAGATTTTAATGCCGGATGCAACTACGTGGCTGGCTCTGACTGGCAGCAGATCCGGTTGTACACGGATAAGAGCTTTCACTGGCTGATCCCAGACAGTGCGGACACCACCgtttcacacacaaactgccctTACGATCG GATCGTGGCCACCCCGACCATGATGGAAGCGGTGGTTCCTCATTCTGCCTCGGTCTACGACTACATGACCTCGCTAAAGCTTAAACTCGACATG GCTCTAGCAGTCAGTGATCATTTCGCTGTTGAGGTCCAGCTCTTCGGCCCTTAG
- the eci1 gene encoding enoyl-CoA delta isomerase 1, mitochondrial isoform X1 encodes MATALRQSAKYGLLGRLAPFVVPTSVHGRNGISRTALPYLMSNQRHSSSGTKIKVDLDGSTGIAVMRLQSPPVNSLSLDFLTEFAINMEKLELDKSCRGLVITSALPKIFSAGLDILEMYGKSPEHCGEFWKAVQEMWLKLYGSNMVTIAAVNGSSPAGGCLMALACDYRIMAENPRYGIGLNETQLGIVAPFWFKDTMANTVGHRTTELALQLGLLYSAPDALRIGLVDQLVPEDQVVSTAMETMAKWFAIPDHARQITKSMMRKPTIDKMVSNRESDINNFVSFITRDSIQKSLRMYMESLRKRKA; translated from the exons ATGGCAACTGCACTAAGACAGTCTGCAAAGTACGGTCTCTTGG GGAGACTGGCGCCGTTTGTTGTCCCGACGTCTGTCCACGGTCGAAATGGGATCAGTCGCACCGCCTTGCCCTACCTCATGTCAAATCAGAGGCATTCGTCGTCTGGCACAAAAATTAAAGTGGACCTAGACGGCAGCACTG GGATCGCAGTGATGAGGTTACAGAGTCCCCCGGTGAACAGTCTCAGTCTAGACTTCTTGACTGAGTTTGCCATCAACATGGAGAAACTGGAGCTGGACAAGAGCTGCAGGGGCTTGGTCATCACCTCT GCCCTGCCAAAGATCTTCTCCGCGGGCCTGGACATCCTGGAGATGTACGGCAAGAGTCCGGAACACTGCGGAGAGTTCTGGAAGGCTGTTCAGGAGATGTGGCTGAAGCTGTACGGCTCCAACATGGTGACAATAGCTGCTGTAAAC GGCTCCAGTCCGGCGGGGGGCTGCCTGATGGCTTTAGCATGTGACTACAGGATAATGGCTGAAAACCCCCGCTACGGCATCGGCCTCAACGAAACCCAGCTGGGAATTGTGGCGCCCTTCTG GTTTAAGGACACAATGGCGAACACAGTGGGACACCGGACCACGGAGCTGGCACTGCAGCTGGGACTCCTGTATAGCGCCCCGGATGCTTTGCGAATCGGCCTGGTGGACCAGCTGGTGCCGGAGGACCAGGTCGTGAGCACTGCCATGGAGACCATGGCCAAGTGGTTTGCTATCCCAG acCATGCCCGTCAGATCACCAAGTCCATGATGAGGAAGCCGACCATCGACAAGATGGTCTCCAACAGGGAGTCTGATATCAACAACTTTGTCAGCTTCATCACCAGGGACTCCATCCAGAAGTCTCTCCGAATGTACATGGAgagtctgaggaagaggaaggcgtGA
- the LOC118216831 gene encoding uncharacterized protein C7orf26-like isoform X1 → MWAIVILLQTTMTDIRRSLLRRDALSAAKEVLYHLDIHFSNQLQNTAAPVVDNGSVELVEEFVFNLPKDRSMQRKKMTSLQELQLLEITCSYFQEQGKDSLRQIIFAALFSPQSNMADDRRMAMLGKLVSMAVAVCRVPVLECAASWLQRSPASHCMRLAKVLVDDYCNSAPSPACALRDIVTVSPRFCCQFITAVTAVYDLSSDDLIPSSDLLEMVVTWVHDNPRLTLLTFLSAPMPSSRPPGALESTPLLGLVRWCVKSPLAYKRHRKPLLAPCPGAALALGPAEGGRAPGSLYSMLHLSVLQILVSLRADLTEHHLYGRVGVLPLEHVAKLVGELAVLVDQLNPGDAAAESELSLNRLAQALQVAMAAGALLCSREDLRCLCSRLPYNSLLQLVKSGPFLQPPHPEFQQESYPPIHVSTARS, encoded by the exons ATGTGGGCAATTGTGATTCTGCTCCAGACAACCATGACTGACATTCGCCGGTCACTGCTGCGTCGGGATGCCCTGAGCGCTGCCAAAGAAGTGCTCTACCACCTGGACATCCATTTCAGTAACCAGCTCCAGAACACTGCCGCCCCAGTGGTAGACAATGGAAGCGTCGAGTTGGTGGAGGAGTTTGTGTTCAACCTTCCTAAAGACCGGAGCATGCAGCGAAAA aagatgacatcactgcaggaGCTTCAGTTGCTGGAGATCACATGCAGCTACTTCCAGGAGCAGGGCAAAGACTCGCTCCGCCAGATCATCTTTGCTGCCCTCTTCAGCCCCCAGAGCAACATGGCCGACGATCGCAGGATGGCCATGCTGGGCAAACTGGTGTCCATGGCCGTTGCCGTGTGCAGAGTGCCTGTGCTGGAGTGCGCCGCGTCCTGGCTACAG agaagccccgcctcccactGCATGCGGCTTGCCAAGGTCCTGGTGGATGACTACTGCAACTCGGCACCCAGTCCAGCCTGTGCACTCAGGGACATTGTTACTGTCAGCCCCCGGTTCTGTTGTCAGTTTATCACTGCGGTTACTGCCGTGTATGACCTCTCCTCAG ATGATCTGATCCCTTCCTCTGACCTGCTGGAGATGGTGGTCACATGGGTCCACGATAACCCCCGCCTGACCCTGCTGACTTTCCTGAGCGCACCAATGCCGTCCAGCCGACCCCCTGGCGCCCTGGAATCCACCCCTCTGCTGGGGCTCGTACGCTGGTGCGTCAAGTCCCCCCTGGCCTACAAGAGACACAGGAAGCCCTTGCTGGCCCCCTGCCCAGGGGCCGCTCTTGCCTTGGGTCCTGCAGAGGGAGGCCGGGCCCCGGGGTCCCTGTACTCCATGCTCCACCTCAGCGTCCTGCAGATCCTGGTGTCCCTGCGGGCTGACCTCACAGAGCACCACCTGTACGGGCGCGTGGGGGTGCTGCCGCTGGAGCACGTGGCCAAGCTCGTCGGGGAGCTGGCCGTCCTGGTGGACCAGCTCAACCCTGGCGACGCTGCTGCTGAATCCGAGCTCTCCTTGAACCGGCTGGCACAAGCCCTGCAGGTCGCCATGGCAGCGGGGGCGCTACTCTGCTCCAGAG AGGACCTGAGGTGCCTTTGCTCCAGACTGCCATATAATAG CCTGCTTCAGCTGGTGAAATCGGGCCCCTTCTTGCAGCCGCCACACCCTGAATTCCAGCAGGAGTCGTACCCCCCTATCCACGTATCGACTGCACGCTCATAA